One Setaria italica strain Yugu1 chromosome II, Setaria_italica_v2.0, whole genome shotgun sequence DNA segment encodes these proteins:
- the LOC101772769 gene encoding heat shock 70 kDa protein, mitochondrial, protein MPLATVSFPSRKPVPRTARGFKRSARLTPPPPTRVFRTSPPLPPRRPLKPPPPPPPPEPRQSRAPAMAFGALVASRLARSSRTLASAVAQAPVAQRTAPPLLSRLGAVARALSTKPAAADVIGIDLGTTNSCVSVMEGKTPRVIENAEGARTTPSIVAKNQNGDLLIGITASRQAVTNAQNTIRGSKRLIGRTFDDPQTQKEMKMVTYKIVRAPNGDAWVEMGGQKYSPSQIGAFVLTKMKETAESYLGKTVSKAVITVPAYFNDAQRQATKDAGRIAGLEVMRIINEPTAAALSYGMNNKEGLIAVFDLGGGTFDVSILEISNGVFEVKATNGDTFLGGEDFDSALLEYLVAEFKKSDGIDLSMDKLALQRLREAAEKAKVELSSTMQTEINLPFITADTSGAKHFNITLTRSKFESLVSNLIERTRIPCVNCLKDAGISAKEIDEVLLVGGMTRVPKVQEVVSQIFNKPPSKGVNPDEAVAMGAAIQGGILRGDVKELLLLDVTPLSLGIETLGGIFTRLINRNTTIPTKKSQVFSTAADNQTQVGIKVLQGEREMATDNKLLGEFQLEGIPPAPRGMPQIEVTFDIDANGIVKVSAKDKSTGKEQEITIKSSGGLSEGDIEKMVREAELHAQKDQEKKALIDLKNSADTTIYSIEKSVSEYKDKVPAEVTKEIESAVSDLRAAMAEDDLDKIKQKLEAANKAVSKIGEHMQQGGGGSAGSGGTSSGDQTPEAEYQDAKEAKM, encoded by the exons ATGCCCCTGGCCACCGTTTCTTTCCCCTCTCGCAAGCCAGTGCCGCGGACCGCGAGGGGGTTTAAGAGGAGCGCACgcttgacgccgccgccgcccactagGGTTTTTCGGACctcgcctcctcttcctccccgccgccccctcaagccgccgccgccgccgccaccgccggagccgcGCCAATCTAGAGCGCCTGCCATGGCCTTCGGAGCTCTCGTCGCGTCGAGGCTGGCCAGGTCCAGCCGcaccctcgcctccgccgtTGCCCAG GCTCCCGTGGCCCAGCGAACGGCGCCTCCTCTGCTCTCCAGGCTTGGAGCTGTAGCTCGTGCTCTCAG CAcaaagccggcggcggcagatgtCATCGGGATCGATCTGGGCACAACGAATTCCTGCGTCTCCGTCATGGAGGGAAAG ACGCCACGGGTGATTGAAAATGCCGAGGGTGCGAGGACAACACCATCCATTGTCGCCAAGAATCAGAATGGTGACCTGCTAATCGGTATCACTGCGAGCCGGCAGGCAGTGACCAACGCCCAGAACACAATTCGTGGGTCAAAGCGTCTGATCGGTAGGACCTTTGATGACCCGCAGACTCagaaggagatgaagatggtgacTTACAAGATTGTCAGGGCACCGAACGGTGATGCCTGGGTGGAGATGGGTGGCCAGAAGTACTCCCCTAGCCAGATTGGTGCATTTGTTCTCACCAAGATGAAGGAAACTGCAGAGTCTTACCTTGGCAAGACCGTCTCCAAGGCTGTTATTACTGTCCCAGCCTATTTTAATGATGCTCAGCGCCAGGCTACCAAGGATGCTGGTAGGATTGCTGGACTGGAGGTGATGAGGATTATCAACGAGCCCACGGCTGCAGCTCTGTCATATGGAATGAACAACAAGGAGGGCCTTATCGCTGTATTTGACCTGGGTGGTGGCACATTTGATGTGTCAATCCTTGAGATATCAAATGGAGTTTTTGAG GTCAAGGCAACCAATGGTGATACTTTCCTTGGTGGTGAGGACTTTGATAGTGCACTGCTTGAGTATCTGGTTGCTGAGTTCAAGAAGTCTGACGGCATTGATCTGAGCATGGACAAGTTAGCGCTGCAAAGGCTCAGGGAAGCTGCTGAGAAGGCCAAGGTCGAGCTTTCCTCCACTATGCAGACTGAAATCAACCTTCCCTTTATCACTGCTGATACCTCTGGTGCGAAGCACTTCAACATTACCTTGACCAGATCGAAGTTTGAGTCTCTTGTGAGCAATCTCATTGAGAGGACTCGGATCCCTTGTGTGAACTGCCTCAAGGATGCTGGCATCTCCGCAAAGGAGATTGATGAGGTTCTACTGGTTGGTGGTATGACAAGGGTGCCAAAGGTCCAGGAGGTTGTTTCTCAGATATTCAACAAGCCACCAAGCAAGGGTGTCAATCCAGATGAGGCTGTCGCCATGGGTGCTGCTATTCAGGGTGGCATCTTGAGGGGTGATGTGAAGGAGCTCCTGTTGCTGGATGTCACGCCCCTCTCCCTCGGCATTGAGACTCTTGGTGGCATCTTCACAAGGTTGATTAACCGGAACACCACAATTCCAACCAAGAAGAGCCAGGTCTTCTCCACCGCTGCAGATAACCAGACGCAGGTTGGAATCAAGGTTCTTCAGGGTGAGAGGGAGATGGCCACAGATAACAAACTTCTTGGTGAATTCCAGCTTGAAGGCATTCCACCAGCTCCAAGAGGCATGCCCCAGATTGAGGTCACCTTTGATATTGATGCCAATGGCATTGTGAAGGTGTCAGCGAAGGACAAATCCACTGGCAAAGAACAAGAAATCACGATCAAGTCTTCTGGTGGTTTGTCGGAGGGTGATATCGAGAAGATGGTGAGGGAGGCTGAGCTGCATGCTCAGAAGGATCAGGAAAAGAAGGCCCTGATTGATCTCAAGAACTCTGCAGATACCACAATCTACAGCATTGAAAAGAGTGTCAGTGAGTACAAGGACAAGGTCCCTGCTGAAGTCACCAAGGAGATCGAGTCTGCTGTCTCTGATCTGAGGGCGGCTATGGCCGAGGACGATCTGGACAAGATCAAGCAGAAGCTGGAAGCTGCAAACAAGGCAGTGTCGAAGATTGGAGAGCACATGCAGCAAGGAGGCGGTGGCAGCGCAGGCAgtggtggcaccagcagtggaGACCAGACTCCTGAAGCTGAGTACCAGGACGCAAAGGAAGCCAAGATGTAG